A part of Gossypium hirsutum isolate 1008001.06 chromosome A07, Gossypium_hirsutum_v2.1, whole genome shotgun sequence genomic DNA contains:
- the LOC107955238 gene encoding uncharacterized protein: MCGLASPSIPTSTFPSFLQSKIQTKPCINPCNSLVPPPTKLCSSDLCLTIFSFGGPRLIHRSSVISRSSTGRGGAPGSGDNESRNVLDAFFLGKAVAEALNERIESTIGEFLSVVGRLQAEQQKQVQDFQEEILERAKKAKEQAAREALEAQGLIPKSTSLSTSMGSGGTANNGAAAKASPSTANNGVSTTPSSYNPANPAAANTDPGLDTKKE, encoded by the exons ATGTGCGGTCTGGCTTCACCTTCAATCCCCACTTCTACTTTCCCCTCTTTTCTACAATCTAAGATTCAAACCAAGCCTTGTATCAATCCATGTAACTCTCTTGTGCCTCCTCCTACTAAGCTATGTTCCTCAGATCTCTGTCTTACAATTTTTAGCTTTGGTGGCCCCAGACTGATTCACAGAAGTAGTGTTATCTCCAGAAGTAGCACTGGGCGAGGTGGTGCTCCTGGTTCAG GTGATAATGAAAGCAGGAATGTGCTGGATGCTTTTTTCTTAGGGAAGGCTGTAGCCGAAGCATTGAATGAAAGAATAGAGTCCACAATTGGGGAGTTTTTGAGTGTTGTTGGAAGGTTGCAGGCTGAGCAACAAAAGCAAGTGCAGGATTTCCAG GAAGAGATATTGGAAAGAGCAAAAAAAGCCAAAGAGCAAGCAGCACGCGAGGCATTGGAGGCACAGGGGCTGATTCCGAAATCTACTTCCCTAAGTACATCGATGGGCAGTGGTGGCACTGCAAACAATGGGGCTGCAGCTAAAGCTTCGCCCTCAACTGCCAATAACGGAGTTTCTACAACCCCATCCTCCTATAATCCCGCCAACCCTGCTGCTGCTAATACAGACCCTGGGCTGGATACTAAAAAGGAATAG